The Theobroma cacao cultivar B97-61/B2 chromosome 2, Criollo_cocoa_genome_V2, whole genome shotgun sequence genome includes the window TATGTTTCGAAAACATTCAGGTGCTTAAGTTACCATATCAAATATCTTATTCTCAGGTAAAATGCCAACACCACAATCTATGAGATTGGCACAATATTAGATAAAACCTATCAACAAGTATCAATCTACAAGGGGACACTGGAAGAGAGTTTAAAGAATACAGGACCATGCTATCTTCATTTTGCCAgatatttgataattaaacCATACTATTCCACAGTGGCAAATGACAAGTACCTCTAATTGCCGCAAGGTTTCCAGTAATATAATATGTTTACGTTGAAGAGACTTGAGCTGATTTTGCATCTCAGAAAGTTCTAAAAGCATTATAGACTCGCAGTCCTTAATGACTGCCTCACCCATGCCTTCCTGTAATAAACGTGACCTTAGCTTCTCAGTTGAGATGACAACATCCTCAGAAGGTTGAAAATCATTACTTGACAACACTCTAGGGAAAAGATCTTTAGCAGCCACCAATGCCTCAATCCATGCAGTTCTGTCCTCTCTTGACACACAACGCAAGTGAAGAGTCTTTGTTCCTGTGAATATGGTAAGCCTTTTATCATCTGACTTGCTTGCACGAATTGAAGAAACCTGTAAATCAGTTTCCAAACTCAGTCATCTTTCCccaaatagaatagaataaataTGTTGTTAGATACCAATTTTGTAATAAATCACCAAAGCAATGGAGGGTAGTAAGAGATGTACTAATTATTGAAGCAGCGATATAAATTACAGAATTAGGGCATTGTCTTTCCTTCTCTTGAAATGTTTTTTTGCTTTCCATCAATTGAAGTGTGTTATAGTTCTGATGGGCATCTTTGTAAAACATGTCATATAGAGCGTACTCTCTTCCTGGGGCTTTTTCCAAAGTGTTCATCCAGAGTAGTGCAACTGCAAGGGAGCGTCTGAAATTGCATTTGGATGGTTTATTGCCACACCAATGGACAAAAGAACCGTGTGAAAGGCTAGTGTACTCTATAGACTTTCTCCACGGTTTGGTAATCTTAATATTAGAATCCATATAAACAGGTTTTCACAGAAACAAAtacttccaaatcaaaacacgcagcacaaatatttttttaaaaaatgaacctAAACAGAGATCTTCCCTTCCCCCCAAATTCTCCAAGCTTTCACGGCCTCTCCCAGTTTTGATGGGTACTTCTAAGTGGCTCCGTATTGGGAAAGTACTAAGGAAGAAACTAATACTAAATAATTTAGCAGTATTGAATTTCTAAGCATGCAAGCATCAATACAATAAGCACacatttaagtttaaaaattttcaaaagaaaaaaaaaagtttatcgtcgggatattttcttttccttttaaaatacCAAAAGAAGCGGCCCTTTTGCCACGGCAACAAAAAATAACGAAAACGCGGAACTGAACTGAGTAATAAAAGCAAGGAAGAAAGCAAAACAACCTTCAAATGAATTTCACCAAACGGCTTGCACCGAGTTACCGCCGAGTTAACCCGATTGCTACTCCAGTTAGCTTTTCTCATATACCGTACCGAGTCCTCGCCGATCACTCGAACACTCTTCTCCCTTGCGGGACTCATTAAAATCTTATCAGGTCCGTGAACCTTATAATACGAGAGAACTCCGTCTTCTAACACGAACCACCGCGACCTCCATCCTTTGCCGTAATTCACCCACTTGTACAGGATCCCAGCGACGCCATGGACTGCAGTGCCTTCGCCGATGATTGGCTCGTCGAATAATGCCGCCGAGGGGTGATTCGTCACCGAAGGCGAGGATTTGTCGGTGTCGGCGTTGATGGAGGAGACTTGAGAGGAGAAGCTCGGTTTGGAAGAGTAGTTAACGGTTCTGATGGAAGTTTCTATGCTTAGCTGGCATTGAGGACTCGATTTGGCAACCACCGGGTTGGCCCGGTCACGATCGATGGATACAGGAGCAATGCAGCACAGAGGATTCATCCCTTTTGAGCTAAAACCAATAACCAAATTTTACATTCACCAAAACGACATCGGATCAGATTCAGATAAATGCCAGAGACGAAGAAGAGCAGCAGCAGAGATGGAGTTGGAGCTCCGATTGGAGAATATTCGGGCAGGATCCGAGGGAATGCGAGACCCGATCGGAGCTCGAAATGAAACGCTTTCGAAATGACATAGAAACGGAGATTAcagaagggaaaaaaaaagaaaagaagaaaagagagagagagagagggaaagaaaaggGGGCAGTTACGAGAAGTTATAAAGAAGAGGTGCAGTGCGCACAGAGATCCATTTAAGGCAGTGGTCAGTGATTTCAGTATAGGAGCCAGTGAGGCCTCGATGCGTAGGTTAAGCTAAACGCCATTAAAATCCCCGCTACCAATATAAATGCGTTTTGGcaattcttttcttctcttcttctcaCTAAGCTTTcctctttaaagaaaaaagaaattgaaggaaatttttatttttgtgctTTTTTGGGGGGTGAATGTGATGATCATTATGGGGGCAGACAGCTAACGTGCGCATTTTTTTGGTGATTGAAGGCGGGGAGGGGTGGGGAAGCGTTTGTCCGTTGGGGCATGGCCCGTTCATCCTTATAATGACGTTTTTGTCCCTGTTTTTCGCATTTATTAACCATGATTGCGATGTTTATTAGGGGTGTTGTGGTGATTCCGCCCGCGTCATGAAAGCGATTAGCGAACGATGGGATTTTGATTCCCGTAACAGAGCAGCAGTGAGCATTGAAACACAGATTTCTGTATGTGACCAACCTGCTTGAAGGGCAATAGACCCCCTTTTGGCGCTTTTTGACCTTCGTTTTTCCATCTAAATGCTTTGCCCTGAATCTGGATTTCTTTGAAAGTTTGTGGTCGCTGCCGTTGAAAAATGTTCAGTCTCTCTTGGGCAGTGATAAAAACTGGTAAATTCAGCAGCTTCATTGAAGTTCTTCTTTGTCAGTTTCAGCCTTTAGCAACGTCAAGGCCTACGTACTTACCGAGACTAGTGCCCTTGTTTTTCAAGCACTGGGGTTCTCACTACTCATTCATCAGCACACTGGACCGCTTTCATGAAAGCCCCATCtcagaaacaaaaaagttTCATCCGTAGactacaaaaataaaagagagataTGTGGATGTTTGAATTGACTTCCCAACTTATCCGACTCCCTGCTCTATAAGCTTTGCTTGGAATTTgcatataattcaatttaCAAAGAGGAATTTTCCATGAATAATGTATTgcaattaatatttatcaatgaTCAAAGCTGCTTTCTTTTGCTTTACTCTTATCTTgtaagaaaagggaaaagattAGGGTCAATAATTATGTTTGGGAACatattaaaaatgtaattatacgtaaaacaaatgaaaaaaaaattgtattgtTGGGATTTAGGCATTGCGCAAAAGCATGGaacatttgattaaataatatatcacAATCAATATTTATCAAAAGCCATGTAGAAGAAGAGGGAAGACAtgcatttatattttatatgcaCACATTAGGAAATGCACATTATGCCATTACTTTTCTAGCACACCATGAATTTGTGGAACTTCGCCCTCAATTGAATGGGCCCGTGACCGCTGTGGGTTGAACTATCTTTATCATACCGGATCCGGAGACTCTTTTCTTGCCTCGACATAAATCCTACAACCAATAACCAAACAAAATTCAGGCTGGTCGACAAACTATACCCTTCCTTTGATTCACAGTCACATTAGTAGAAATGACTGGTTAAGGAAAGacattttgcttttctttttctccaagGGTAAAGCATAAAGCTATTTACCAACAAAACCTCAAATTTCCATGGAGATAAACGACAAAGTAAAAAATGATTAAGTAGGTGACAGACAGGGTAGTAATAATGTGATATAATAATTTTGCTACACATTCTTGGGATAATTCAAGCATCCAaccatcattttcatcatgcTCATAATGTTTATGTTTGGGAAGAAAAAAACACacacataaaagaaaacagagtAGGTCTCGTTACTTGAAATGGGATCATTTAATCTGTTGCAGGCAACCGTTCTCACCATAATATTCATCAGAGTGCAACCATTGAATTTAAGGTGGTCGAAAACAAAATGGGacaaaaaccagaaaagaaaatcagaatataatttttttaggttAATTGTGATAAAACAAGATATGATGGGTCCCGTTGGAAGGTGAATCTGAAAGTCTGAACCATGATGGGAAATGTCCTATgtttaaataagaaaacaaagaaagaaaaatggcaaCCAACCACCGACTGGTTTTGCAGCCACATGAGCCCAGGTGGCCAAAACACGTGGCACGTGCCTTAGTCGAGTTAACGTGCAGCTGAGCGAGGTGCAGATTGAGACTGAGATGCTGCCTGCCCTCTtccttattattttaaaggggGCAAGGAGAGTTGCATTATTAACTTTGGATTCTTCGTGttctacaaaaaaattaaaaaaaaaatggtaatgTTTTATCAGAAAAGATCGCAAGAATGTAGACGGCAAGAGGATAGGATAGGATCATAGGAGGAGGTagtttgccttttttttttttttggttttaataactttaaaacaaaaggGACAAAGGAAACTCGTACAATCATGAATCGTCTTCAAAGTGTAAAAAataatgttgaaattaaaGCACCTTAATGCGGCGGTTACATACTTACATCACATGGAGTCCAACCTTTGTACACTGCTACAAAATGTACATTGTTTGTATGAAATTACAAGTATAATTCGAActtaaaattataaacaaacATTACATTAAATAGATAAAACCAAGTAATAAATTAAAGACAAATGTGAAATAAATCCATTACATAATAAGGCTTGACGTAGAATcgtattttattcttattattattacgaTTACCGTAACAAGATCACATTGGTTACGatgtatttttcttgttatagTAATAACAGGAAGCAagcttttatacttgaaaagaaagatctcttttttcatttatttcataaGAAGCTTCTCTCATTTGGACaagaaaatattgattaatgaCTAAGGTTAAACATAGTAAGaccattttgttttttctatACAAATAGGAATATACGATGCTTCTAACATTATTAGAAAATTAGTAATCTcccaaatttaaaatttgtttaaaaaatctaGACATGAACTCATTATACATCGAAATATATTTTACGATAAATACTTTTTAAAAGGATCAAATGAAGTAATGCGAGGATACCATTTTAATGTACTCTAATTTAGAGTTGCATCGTCCATGGTATTAAGCTTTATTTAACAATTGAATTTAGGTAATGTTTTGGATCATTAAAAGAGCACGTGTGAGTCATGTATTGGTTCAAAGCTAAACAAAGCGATGCACTGAAGCAGCGAAGACTGACATTGTTCAAATCGAAAAAACCTCATGGTCCATAAGTCACTAAGTCCCATGATAGAAACCCAAGAGTCCACACATCAGGGGACATCACCACCGCATATCTCGAAAAACTCAGTTTCCGAAACCACGTTATTCCTTCCTCTCAGGACCATCCAATTTCTCCttcctttttcaaattttgtcttTCTCCCAGTACAACCGTGACACCCAATTATTCCCCTACTTTTCATCCCAAACAATACGTGGGTCCCAAAATCCCAAATTTCTCCAATCAGAAATCAAACGGTCCAGAGTCACCgtcatattattatatatgtaaaaaCAATTGTTACCGCTGTTAGTCAAATTTGACGAAGCCGTACCTCCAAgctttaaaagaagaaaggcaGAAAAAAAAcggagtaaaaaaaaaaaaaagggaaaggaaGGTTGTCGTGTTGCCTTTCTCTCTATAGTTTGATTGCAAAGAAAAGTAtcgagagagagagggaatacgattttgatgataaaatgatgatgaaattGATGAGAATTTTTCGTCGGTTGGAGTTTTGAAATGGGTTTCATTATTGGATTGCTGAGTTTGGATATCGCCAACGACAGCTATTATTTCAAGAAGCTACTACCGTTGAAACGTCGCTGCTTTCGGTTGGGATCCAAGTTTCTTGTTGGGGTCGAGTCAATACCGTCGGGGGAGTTCGCTTCTCCTTATTTGCGCTTCTTCAAGCGCGCTTCATGACCATGATCCCTTCCCCACAAATCTCTCTTGGATCTCGCTCGCAGATCCACCCCCACCGCCACCATcacaacaacaaaaacaactCCCTagcctttgtttttcttcccGATGGATCCCACTTCTCGCCCTGCTGTCGTCATCGACAACGGCACCGGGTACGGTTTGTCTTCCATTATCGTAACTGAAATAGTTGTTGCTCACAATCTGTTTGATGAAATTCCCCACTTACTTCATTTCAGAccaatttctttcttgtttatcAGATTGGTCCTTTTTCTTCGTTGCAGGTATACTAAGATGGGATTTGCGGGTAATGTAGAGCCGTGTTTTATTCAACCAACAGTAGTAGCAGTAAACGAGTCGTTTCTAAATCAATCAAGAAGTTCTTCAAAAGCAAATTGGTTAGCTCAGTATTCAGCTGGGGTAATGGCAGATCTTGATTTCTTCATTGGAGATGAAGCACTCGCGAGATCGCGAGCTAGTAATACTTATAATCTTACCTATCCTATTAGGCATGGTCAAGTTGATAATTGGGATGCTATGGAACGTTATTGGCAGCAAtgtattttcaattatttacgGTGTGATCCTGAGGATCATTACTTTTTGTTGACTGAGAGTCCGCTTACTGCTCCCGAGAGTCGAGAGTATACTGGTGAAATTATGTTTGAGACGTTTAATGTTCCGGGGCTTTACATTGCTGTGAATTCTGTGCTTGCTTTAGCAGCTGGGTACACTACATCTAAGGTTGGTGACTGATTTTCTGAAGTATTCTATTGTTTTCTGGTTTTATATGTATTGGTTAGTTATTTACTAGTATTATGTTACGTGAATCAGTTTTATGTCCTTGATTCTCCCTGATTGTTCTTATTTATACTTGTAAACTAAACCTTTTAACGTTGAATTGTGAGTGGGAATGATGGTTCTAGCATGGTTATCATTCAACAGCCAATTAACAATTGATATAAAGCCGTTCtgtgatttattattttgttattactgTCCTGGAAAAAATGGCTGAACTACGATTTTTTCTTAATCCAGTGTTTTAACTTCGCTTTAGGGATATAGAATAGTGACCTATGGTGTCGTAGAATCTAAGAATTTGTTATGAATAGACACTCCTGGAGTAATTTTATGATCAATGGTTATGTAGCGAAAGATGACAGGTTTAGGCCAATCTAGTTAGtatttacatttaaaataCGTTAGCTTGGAGGAGGCCGttttgagtttaaaagtctctGCCACTTTCTCAATTGTTTCTGCTTTTGTATTCATTTAAATGTTAATGCACATGGTGCCTGCCATATACTGTTTtgatgttttaaaattttttattctttttgtctttaattatttGAGAGGGTTGTGATGAAGGTGTATAGCTGTTGCTAATGACATGGGCATCAGCTGTGGCAGTATTTACATGTATACTAATGGGGTCTCTTGGATACTTCAATGTTGTAGAGTTTGGAGAACCTGTCTatcttgtgtttttctttgtaCCCTCCATTTTGTGCATTGTTTTGTCTTGTTAATCATCAGTGTATATCAATCACTTCCATTTAGATTGACCTACAGTTTTCCATAGTGTGAGATGACAGGGGTGGTAGTGGATGTTGGAGATGGGGCTACACATGTTGTACCTGTTGCAGACGGTTATGTTATTGGAAGCAGCATTAAATCAATACCAATTGCTGGAAAAGATGTAACTCTCTTCATACAGCAGCTAATGCgggtattttttttcttgactCTCTACCCATTAACA containing:
- the LOC18609630 gene encoding actin-related protein 3 — protein: MDPTSRPAVVIDNGTGYTKMGFAGNVEPCFIQPTVVAVNESFLNQSRSSSKANWLAQYSAGVMADLDFFIGDEALARSRASNTYNLTYPIRHGQVDNWDAMERYWQQCIFNYLRCDPEDHYFLLTESPLTAPESREYTGEIMFETFNVPGLYIAVNSVLALAAGYTTSKCEMTGVVVDVGDGATHVVPVADGYVIGSSIKSIPIAGKDVTLFIQQLMRERGEKIPPEDSFEAARKVKEMYCYTCSDIVKEFNKHDKEPAKYIKQWRGIRPKTGAPYSCDIGYERFLGPEVFFSPEIYSSDFTTPLPAVIDKCIQSAPIDTRRALYKNIVLSGGSTMFKDFHRRLQRDLKKIVDARVLASDARLGGEVKAQPVEVNVVSHPIQRFAVWFGGSVLASTPEFFAACHTKAEYEEYGASICRTNPVFKGMY